A section of the Malania oleifera isolate guangnan ecotype guangnan chromosome 2, ASM2987363v1, whole genome shotgun sequence genome encodes:
- the LOC131148338 gene encoding transcription repressor OFP13-like — MSKKKNHLPSLFKNKEGKTSSKWPHRSKKLKAISLQARERTFKKVNSVLSNAAKFIKKLNSSPRVSVVVESKQQEPSPRLPSSSMEMAFHALRSERLFFEKEETRSIMAAEAHSPFNMCEMVTLDSEDPYLDFRVSMEEVVEACGLKSHGQHREQLQELLAWYLRMNGRKNHGVIVWAFVDMFLGLPSPSSGCSFPDCHHHDYASASSSRLYCGWGVET, encoded by the coding sequence ATGAGCAAGAAGAAGAATcatctcccttctctcttcaagaATAAAGAAGGAAAAACCTCGAGCAAATGGCCTCACCGCAGCAAGAAGCTCAAAGCCATTTCTCTTCAAGCCAGAGAACGCACCTTCAAGAAGGTAAACTCAGTCTTGTCCAATGCTGCCAAGTTCATCAAAAAGCTAAACTCATCACCCAGGGTTTCCGTAGTGGTGGAATCCAAGCAGCAGGAGCCCTCTCCAAGGCTGCCAAGTTCATCAATGGAGATGGCTTTTCATGCACTGAGATCGGAGAGGTTGTTCTTTGAGAAGGAGGAGACAAGGTCAATCATGGCAGCAGAAGCACATTCTCCTTTCAACATGTGTGAGATGGTAACTTTGGATTCTGAGGATCCTTACTTGGACTTTAGGGTTTCAATGGAGGAAGTAGTTGAGGCCTGTGGGCTGAAGTCTCATGGGCAGCACagggagcagttgcaggagctgcTGGCTTGGTACTTGAGAATGAATGGGAGGAAGAATCACGGTGTTATAGTTTGGGCATTCGTTGACATGTTTCTTGGGCTTCCTTCTCCTTCCTCCGGCTGTTCTTTTCCTGATTGTCATCATCATGATTATGCTTCTGCTTCATCTTCTAGGTTATATTGTGGGTGGGGAGTTGAGACTTGA